In Bernardetia litoralis DSM 6794, the genomic window GATGATACTAACTCTGAAAGCGATTTGAATGAATCAACAGAAACAACACAAACAAATGAGGGTACGGATTTCCTCAGTAAAATGCTTGGAGGTGGAGGTGAAAAGATAGATGTAAAATCTAGTTATAGCTTCAATTCTAATTTTGTGATGCGTATGCAAACCTACAAAAAGAATGGTAAGCAGGGAGGCGATATGTTTATGCATTATTATAATTCTGCTGATCCAAACTATATGGCAATGGAAATGATGGAAGCTACCAAAGATGGAAAAACCAAAAAACCTCAATCAAAAATAATTGTCGATGGTTTGCAACAAGCTATGATAACATTAATGGAAGACAACAAACAAGCTATTGCGATGAAAATACCAAATATTGAAAATTATGAGCAGGCACAAGAGCAAGAACAAAATCCAGAAGAGGCAATGAAAGACATCAAAATAACTCGTACAGGACGTACAAAAAATATTTTGGGTTATACATGTTCTGAAACCATTATGGAAACTGATGAGATGAAAGCTATTTCTTGGACAACCAAACAGGTAAAATTATCTCAATTCAAAGCCTTTGCAGGAATGTTTATGCAAGACAAAAAAGAGAAAAATCAATTTATGGCTGTTCCATTAGAGTTTACAATGGAAATGGAATCGACAAATAAAAAAACAGGAGAAAAAATGAAAATGATTGTTACAGAAGTAAATGAAAATCAAAGCTCAACTATTGATATGAGTGGTTATAAAGTTATGGATATGTCTGGTTTAATGAAAGGTGCAGACCAAAACTAAAGCTCTTAAAAAAAATAAAATCATCAAATTTATCTCTTTTCTGATAGAGTAGTTTGTATCAAAGTGGGCTTAGGTTTTGCTTTAGCTCACTTTTTCGTTTTTACAAATACTCTTCAAAGTTATCACCAAAAATAAACTACCCATTAATTTTAATTAAAAAACAGTCAAATGAAAACTCAATTTGTAAAATATTTCATTCTCTCATTTTGTATTCTTTCTTTTTCTTCTTGTAATCCTAAAAAGGCTATTGAAGAAAAGATTGCTAAAGAAATGGCAGGTGCTATGTTAGGAACAGATGTAGATATGTCTAATATTGATGAATCAAAAGAATCTTCTGTAAAGGTAGATATGACAATGGACGGAAAAACATTAGATTTTTCAAACCCAAAATCTGTATTTAATATTGCATCAGGAAGCAATGATGAAGTAATTGTTGCAATTAATATTATACAAGAAACCAATGGGAAACAACGTACTTTACAGCTTGGAGTTAGTGGAAAAAAAAGCCTTCTAAAATTACCACTAACAGCTAATTTTGAAGATGTAACAGAAGACGGAAAAGTAGCTCCAATATTCAATATTATGACAATTAGCGATAATGGAATGAAAATAAGCGTTGCTAAAAAAGGAACTTTTAAAGTAATAGGATTCTCTGATAAAAAAGTTGTTTTTGAAATAGATGCAGAAGGTGGAGATAATACAGCAGAAACTCATGATGGAAAAAATCTAGTTCCAATAAAAGGAACAATCATTTGTGAAAATCCTATCATGACTTTTATAGGAGTTAAAAAAGATGAGATTTTTTAGAAAACTAAATTGTGAAAATAAAAAAGACTTTTCTTTATTCTTTGAATAGAGAAAAGTCTTTTTTTGTGCAATAATAAATGTTATCACAGCTAATTATTCATGTGTGTTCAGTTTAGCTACACTGAGGACTATATCGTTCTAAGAATTGAAAAAAAATGCTTTTTTAAAAGACATAACCCATGTAAAATAATGCCTCTGAAGAATCATTAATAAAAATAATCTTATTTTTAACTCTTTGTCTTGTATGTATAAAAATATTTGATATCTTTATATTTTTTTAATTTAAAAAAATTTTTTACAATGAAACGTATTCTATTTTTTATATTTATCTTTACTTTTTTTCAAAAAGTAACTTATGGACAAAACTTTTCCATTCAATCCATTCAGTTTGGATATAGATTTTATGATATGAGTCCAGTAGGAAACAATCCCTACACAATTAGCAACCAGCTCAAAGACCCAGAGGCTTATCAAGAAATGATAAACCAATATGAAACTAATGGTTTTACAGGAGCTGCAGGAATACTTATACCAAAGCAATATTACATTAACGTAGAACTAACAGGAAACCAAAAATCTAAGTTTTGGCAAAAACACAGCCTACAAACAGGCTTTTTTATTGGTAGTCAGCTCTCACAAAGAATGTCAATCAAAAACTGGAGATTTACAAGTGATTCATCGCTCATTCAAGAATACTATTTTATGACTAAAAAACAACGTTTTGTGGGAGCAAACTTTGGCTTACGTAGAAAAGTGAATCTATTTAGAAATACCAAGTTTTTAATCGGTTTAGAAGCAGAGGGAAGAATGATGATTCAGCACGATTATACCCAACAATTAGAAAGTAGAGGAGGAGGCATCACTGTGGAAGACTTACCTTCTTTCAAAGGAAAGCTAACTACTCAAGGTCATTTGATGCTACCTTTTGGTTTTGAATATAAATATAAGTCTATTTCTTTACGTGCAGAGGCTTTTATTGGTATTTTGGATGACAAGTATAGGTCTGGTCTTGTACTACAAGAAGCGCATGGTTTGTCTTTTTGGCTAGGGTATCATTTCTAATTTTGTATCTTCTAAATAAAAAACAGCCTTGCTTTTTATAAAAAAGTAAGGCTGTTTTGGCTTTTATATTATAGGAAAAGGCAAGCTTTTTAGCTTTGCTGACTTACAGCTCCCTACATAAATCCTATTTTACTCCATTTCCTTCATAATTTTCTCAAAAAATGAGAGAAGCCCTTTAATTGTCAATAATTAAATCAATTTAAGACTCCATAACATCTTAAAAATCAAGCAATTAAATATAAATTAAATTTTTTTGTAAACTTTACGATTGCAGAAACGTATTTTTAGTGTTAAGTTCGTAAGTTAGCAGTTATATTTAAACCTTAAGTGTCTTTAAGCCTCTAAGGGTTTCGAAATCCAGTTATAAATAATCCTTTACAATTCAAAAAAATGTCTTTATACAATTCCGACAAAGAAGCAGCCGACGCATTAAGCAAGTATTATCAAGAACTCAAACAAGAAATTGCAAAAGTAATTGTAGGACAAGAACAAACTGTCGAATTACTTCTAACAAGCATTTTTTCACAAGGACATTGTCTTCTAATTGGTGTACCAGGTCTTGCCAAAACTTTATTAATCAGCACTTTATCGCAGGTTTTGGATTTAGATTTTAAGCGTATTCAATTTACGCCAGACCTTATGCCTTCTGATATTGTGGGAGCAGAAACGCTAGATAAAGACCGAAATATCAAGTTTGTAAAAGGAGCTATTTTTTCAAATATCATTTTAGCAGATGAGATAAACCGTACTCCCCCAAAAACACAGGCAGCACTTTTAGAGTCTATGCAAGAATATTCTGTGACGATTGCAGGAGTAAAACACGTATTACCTAAGCCATTTTTTGTATTAGCAACTCAAAATCCTATCGAACAAGAAGGAACTTATCCATTGCCAGAAGCACAACTAGACCGTTTTATGTGTAGTGTTTATTTAGGTTA contains:
- a CDS encoding AAA family ATPase, encoding MSLYNSDKEAADALSKYYQELKQEIAKVIVGQEQTVELLLTSIFSQGHCLLIGVPGLAKTLLISTLSQVLDLDFKRIQFTPDLMPSDIVGAETLDKDRNIKFVKGAIFSNIILADEINRTPPKTQAALLESMQEYSVTIAGVKHVLPKPFFVLATQNPIEQEGTYPLPEAQLDRFMCSVYLGYPSFEEEVKVVTSTTTNEKPTLNKIISTEQIIEFQQLIRRAPVAQNVIEYAVNLVHKTRPRTERSTADTDNYLEWGAGPRASQYLVLGAKCHALLNGKYSPDIEDVQAIAIAVLRHRIVRNFKAEAENITVEDLIQRLW